The window ACCAGAGATAATATTTTCATAAGGCCTGGTTTTTGGTTTAGAATCTTTAAAGGTACAAATAACTATTGACTAACGTCTTGATATCATTATTTTGGATTAATCCAGAACAATGTAATTTGTTTTCTGAGGTTATTAAAAAAATGAAAATTCCTAAGAACCTCTACAACACTCTTTTTTACATTGAACACAGAGCTTTTTATTTCGCGACGGATGAGGTGGTATTAAATAATTGTTAACCCCCATTATATTTTCTAAAAACCAAATAAAGATGAAAAAGGTTTATTGAAAGAAATAAAGAAATTATAGTAGGTTATTAGCCAGGCTATTTGTAAATGGATATTTCAACGCATTATGCGGAGACCGCCCTACATTGATTTGCGGTGGTCGGGAGCGCCCCCCCAATGTGTAACTTTGTTGTGTTCGTTCATTGTAGAGTCTCTATCGAAGCAGTAAGAGATACCAGTCAGTCTCTCGAGTTACTATTTTCTTTACTTTGCCAAATCTATAAATTCAAGTAGTAAGTGCAACACTTTTTCTAAAATTAGTCAAATAAATCATATCTTTACAAGGATTTAAAATAATATTACCCACCCTTATGCCTATTGGAATATATATGAATGCAGGGAAAGAGGGTATGAGGTGTTAGATGCAAGGCATTATTAACAACGAAACTCAAATCTATGGAACATTTATCTTTAATTTCCGTACCATGTAAATCTTACCTTGAAATTTTTGGGTTAATTGCATCGGTATTTGCATTAGGATTTTCTATTCTCTATTTTTTTCATCCTAGATTTTTAATATGTGTTTATTTAAGTGATACTGATAAATCATTAAAAGAAAATGTTGAGAGATTGAATATAAAAATTGAGAACGGGAATATAATTCATAGAAATATTGTTGAAATTAAATGTGAAGTAACTGCTATGCATTTCAATAATGATAAAGTTAAGACTTTGGAATTGGCGAAAAATGAAATCATCTTATTGAGGCATAAACAGGATCATTACACTTTTTATACTAAAAAGAAATGGACTGAAGATAAAATTGATAGTTCCAAAATAAATTATGATATAATTCGTGTTCGTATTTTAGCGCTAAATTTTCTTGGCATTAAGAAATATGCAGAAGGGTATTTTAGAATATTAGAATTAAATAATTGTGCGGATTGTGCTTCGGAAAACATTAGAAAATATAGAATAATACCCTGCCTCTAATCGGGAAACGTTCCAGCTGGCAATAACTTGCGGGATGCGCATCTCATACCATTTCGATTTAATGCGACGGTTCACTCATCATCGGATTCCAAGATATTGTAGCGGTTATAGTCTTGCAGCAAAAAAGGAAACAATTGATTAAATTCCCCGGAGGACATTAACATTCCCGCTGATGGTTTTCATAATCAAACTGCCAATTCCATCACGGTATCCTTGTTCTCAAGTTGAATATTCTTCATGTCGACAGATAAACAGCCTTCAACAGCATCATAAAGGTTATTTATCAGGTCTACCATCGACTCGCCTTGTGAAGCACAACCCGGAAGGGAAGGGACTTCAGCCCAATATCCACCTTCTTCAGCTTCGTGAATAATTACTTTTAATTTCATTTGTCAATTTTTTTCTAATCAATGATAAACCTTTGAGTAGGTTTTTACAAAATAAGTCATTTCCGGGCAAAATTACTTCAAGCTGAATTTTATTGGCAGGTTATATTGCACCCGGACCGGTTTACCCCTTTGCTTGCCGGGTATCCAGTTTGGCATTGATTTTACCACTCTTAATGCTTCTTCATCGCAGCCGCCGCCAATGCCTCTAAGTACCTGTACATCTGAAATAGAACCATCTTTATTGACCGCAAATGTCATAAAAACTCTTCCCTGGATGCCCGCCTTTTTTGTTGAATCGGGATAATGAATATTTTCAGTTAAAAACCGGTACAAAGCGGAATCTCCACCCGGAAATTCAGGCATAGACTCGACAACCATGAATATCTGAGCATCAGATTCAAGATCAGACATTTCACTATTATCTTCAGCAATTGCACTTTTTGACTGTACAATATTTTGAGTGGAACCTTTCTTTTCGCTTCTGTCAAGCTTTTCCTCAGTGTAATCTTTATCATTAGTGATAACCACCCCGCCAACAATATATTCTTCAATTATCAAATCATCATTTACTACCTCAACTATCTCTTCGGCTACTTCAACGGGCTGGTTAAATGCAATAACTTCCTGATTAATCACTGGCGGCAAAGATACTGCGGCAACTTCAATAGATCCGGATGACTGTTCCTGGACAGGTTTTATCGGGGAATTGATTTCATTTTGAGGCATATTTTTCTGAATATCTTCCGATATTTGGACCGGATTCTTTACTGCTTGCTCTGTAATTGGAACAATTTCATCAATAATAGTATCAGGCTGCATTACTGCCAATTGAGATTTTTCGATCGGACCGCGGAACATGAAGAACATCAGCACCGACAAGCCGATAAGACCTGCCAGACCGGCTGCAGCATACCAATATTTCATACGTGAAATCCGCGAATTGCCGGTCTTCGCCCTTTTCCCTGCAACAAAGAGCAAATCTGCCTGCAAATCCTCAACTTCCTGTCTGAGATCACTTGAACCATAATTTTGCATTCCTTCAAGCGCTTCACAGTCGAAATCAGATTTGGCAAGATGCTTTTCTACCAGAATCCGTTCTGCAGGACTGAGTTCATTTCGAAGGTAACGCTCCATCGCGTTGAGGGTCAGGTTGCCCGACACATCAAACAGGGATGATATATTATATTTTTCCGACATTTCGTGATTCTAGTCTGATCTTCAGGTTTCGTTTTCCATTCTGGACGTGGCTCTTTACTTCGTTTATGGAGTATCCGGTGATATCGCATACTTCCATGTATGATTTATCCATTAAATATACTAATTCAATGCATCGCCGTTGTGGTTCTTTCAAAGTTACCATTGCCGATTCCAGCTCCTTCAGTGTATATTCTTCCAATTCTACTTCTTGATGCAATTCCCCCGGAATTTCCATAAATACCCCATCATTTTTTTCTTCCGCCATTTCCATCCTCACAGGTTTGGCCTTTCTTAACATCATAAGGCAATGATTCCGGGTAACCGAATGCAACCAGCTTTTAAAATTTCGTATCTCATGCCGGAGAATATCTTCCATTAATCCTTCAAAGATCTCCATCACTGCATCTTTTGCACCATCCTTATCATTCAGATATTTCAGACAGACACCGTAAACCAGATGGGCATAGCGCTGGAAAAGCAAGGCGATTATCTCAGGATCAGCGTTTACACGATATTTCAGAATCAGCTCATGATCCGGGAGTTCATGAAAGTCCGGTTTATCCTGTTTTCGCATAAACCTGATAAACATATCGGGAACGGTTTAAAATAGAAGAAACAAATATGGTACCATGTAAAGCCTCCAGTCTTTTGGTTGTTTTAATGTTCCCATTTTATGGAAAATTAAATATCCCTGCATCCAATGGTAAAGATAACCTTTTAAAATCTTATAAAAATGGAAAGCAAAAAATCAAACCGGGCGAACCTGGAAATTAAAAAGGGGATTTTTCTCCGTATCGGGTTCATCGTTGCGCTGGCTGTCAGCCTGCTTGCTTTTGAATGGCAGACAAATGAAAAAAGCGTTTCATTAAACTTTGGTTCAAAATGGGAAGAGATTGATGAGCTTCTGCCGGTCAATACGCAGCAGCGGAAACTGCCTCCTCCCCCACCCGATCCAAAGCCAATTTACACCATCAACATTATAGATAAACCCGTTGCAATCACTGACGACTTGCCGTCCTTTGATGCGGGCGCTGATGGCAACTCTGTCATCCCCGAAATATTAAGGCTTCCGGAAGAGCCTTCAGATCCTAAGGAAGATACCATCTTCTGCGTAGTGGAAAAAATGCCTGAATTTCCAGGTGGTCTTCCGGCAATGTACGAGTTTCTCAGAAATAACATGGTATATCCCAAAATAGCCAGGGAGGCCAACATTCAGGGCATAGTACATTTAAGTTTTGTGGTTGAAAAAGACGGCAGCCTCTCTGATATCCTAATTGTTAGGTCTCCAGATCAGTTGCTTTCTGATGAAGCCTACAGGGTCGTTTCTGCAATGCCTGATTGGAGTCCTGGATTCCAAAGGAATAAACCGGTCAGGGTGAGTTTTAGCCTGCCAATCAGATTTACTTTACAATAACACTAAATATTAAAGTCATGAAACCGATCGTATCAATCGTTACACTATTATTTCTCTTGACGTCAGTACTATATATTTCCGGTCAGATCCTCTCGTCTCCGGAAGACAAAACCCTTTCCCCATATTTCTATATTCAATCTGATGATCCTGAGACTGACCGTCTTCCGCTTAAGTCTACCAGCGCCAAAGTCAATATTGCCGGTGTTATTGCCGATGTAACTATTACACAGAAATACACCAATGAAGGTAAAAAACCTATTGAAGCCATTTATGTTTTTCCGGCCTCCACCCAGGCTGCTGTCTATTCCATGGTTATGACCATCGGTGAAAGGGTGATCGTCGCACGGATCCAGGAAAGGGAAAAAGCCAGGCAGGAATATGAACAGGCTAAGAACAACGGGCAAAGCGCTTCGCTGCTGGAACAGGAGCGCCCCAATGTATTTACGATGAATGTTGCCAATATCATGCCCGGCGACCAGGTCCGCGTTGAATTGAAATATACTGAAGCCCTGGTCCCGGTCGACAGGATTTATCAATTTGTGTACCCGACCGTGGTTGGACCACGTTACAGCGGTAGTGCGAATGAAATTGCCTCTGCCGGAGAAGGCTGGAATGCTAATCCTTATACCACAGAAGGAATAGCACCGCTTTATGAAGTTGATATTAAAGTTAATCTCACAGGCGGGATGGCGCTTAAAGACATTAAATGCCCTTCGCATCAAACTGAAATCAATTACAGCGGATTGTCGAGAGCTTCAGTCAATCTTTCACCTTTGGAAAAATTTGGCGGAAACCGCGATTTCATCTTGAAATATCGTTTAGCCGGTCAGAAGATTGAGACAGGGGTTCTTCTGTTCCAGGGGGACAAGGAGAATTTCTTCCTGGCCATGGTGCAGCCGCCAGACCGCGTGTCGCCCGAGATGATCCCGCCGCGGGAGTATATCTTTATCATGGATGTTTCCGGCTCTATGAATGGTTACCCGATCGATATCTCTAAAAAGCTGCTGACTGACCTGATCAGCGGGCTAAAGCCAACTGACCGGTTCAACGTGATCCTGTTTGCCGGGGGATCTGAAATAATGGCTGAAAAATCATTACCGGCTGTAAAAGAAAATCTTGCGTCAGCCATCAGGTTCATCGAAAAAGAGAATGGCGGCGGAGGCACTGAACTTTTACCGGCTATGAAGAAAGCACTCAGTCTTCCAGGAACTGAAGGATATTCCCGGACTTTTATCATCGCTACAGATGGATATGTCACAGTTGAGAAAGAAGTATTTGACCTGGTCCGCAGGAGCCTCGGTGAAGCCAATTTCTTCGCATTCGGAATCGGAACCGGGGTGAACAGGTATCTTATTGAAGGCCTGGCTCATGCCGGGCAAGGCGAACCTTTCGTAGTTACCAAAGAGGAAGAAGCAGGTAAGTCGGCAGCTAAATTCCGGAAATACATATCAAATCCGGTATTAACTGATATCAAAATATCCTTTAACGATTTTGATGCTTATGACCTCGCCCAGGAATCATACCCGGATGTGTTTTCGGAAAGGCCGGTCATAATTTTCGGAAAATATAAGGGAATCCCAAAAGGAAAAATCGTTGTAACCGGAAAAGGAGGCCGTGAAGATGTGGAAACGCGCATTGATCTGGCTTCTATCCGGCCCGACGATGCTAATTCAGGCTTAAGGTACCTTTGGGCCAGGGAAAAGATCATGATGCTGGACGATCTTGCAAATTCCGGCTATGAGGGTCAAGACGTTGAAGACCAAGTTATAGCTCTCGGCCTGGAATACAACCTTCTCACGAGGCACACTTCCTTCATTGCAATAGATTCGGAAATAAGGAACACTGAAGGAAACAACATCACGATCAGGCAGCCCTTGCCGTTGCCACAGGGAGTCAGTAATTATGCTGTCGGAAGATGTGTCGGTGGCGTATCTGCAGTAATGAACAATAAAGCCAGCGCTGAAAGTAATATCAGTTATGAAATGGTTGTAGAGGATAACAATGCTGCTGATGAAAAATTTGTAATAGTCGAAAACCCGCCCGAATTTAAAGGTGGAGAAAAGGGGCTGGATGATTTTATTAAAATGCATCTTAAATATCCCGAAGTGTCTGCAAAAAATTATATCTCAGGCAGAGTAATCGTAGAATTCACTGTGGATACAGATGGTACAGTAAAGGATATCCGGATCCTTTATTCCCTTGACAATGCTACTGACCAGGAGGTGGTCCGTGTTGTGAAGCTGATGAGTGGAATGTGGAAACCTGCTGAACGTGATGGAAAACCGGTGGCTGCAAGAGTGGTTATAAGCAACTTTGTGTTCAAGCCTTAAAGGCTTTACTTCACCGAATATTCCATGGTCGCCAACCGTCTGTAGGTTTCAAACCTCCACCTGGCATTTTGTTCTGCCAAAGCATCCAAACGGGCCGCTTCGCTCGGGAAAGATTTCTTCAAAGAAGCATAACGTACTTCCCCGTCGAGGAATCCCTGGAACTGATTCCAGTCAGGTTCTTTGGAGTCTAGTTGGAACGGATTCTTGCCTTCAGCTTCCAGCAATGGATTATAGCGGTAAAGCTGCCAGTAACCTGCATTAACCGCAAGCTCCTGTTCGTATTGTGTCCTCCCCATCCCATTACGGATGCCATGATTGATACAGGGAGAATAAGCAATAATAAGGGAAGGTCCCGGGTAAGCTTCCGCTTCTTTGAGAGCCTTGAAATATTGGTTCTGGCTGGCGCCCATGGCTACCTGGGCCACATAAACGTAACCATAGCTGATAGCCATCAACCCAAGGTCTTTTTTCCGGATCTTCTTGCCGGACGCAGCAAATTTAGCCACAGCCCCGGCCGGTGTTGATTTTGAAGCCTGCCCGCCTGTGTTGGAGTAAACTTCTGTGTCAAGAACCAGGACATTGAGGTCTTCGCCAGAGGCCAGGACATGGTCAAGTCCGCCATAACCGATATCATAGGCCCATCCGTCTCCACCGAAAATCCAAATCGATTTTTTCACCAGGTACTGCTTTAAACTGAGTATTTCGGCCGCTATAGGGTCTTTCGTCTTTTCCAGCAACGGGATAAGCTTTTTGGAAGCCTCTCCGGAACCTTCTGCCGATAACATACTATCAATCCATTCCTGATAGGCAGCCTTCAGATTTTCAGGCAAGCCAACCTTCATGGCATCCTTCATCCTCATTGCAATCCTTTCCCTGAGCTTACTGACACCAATCGACACACCATAGCCATATTCGGCATTATCTTCAAACAAAGAGTTTGCCCAGGCCGGACCATGACCACTGATATTATTTGGCCGGTAAGGAGTTGAGGGTGCAGACCCGCCATAGATCGAGGAACATCCCGTTGCATTAGCGACGATCATCCGTTCTCCATATAATTGGGTAATTACCTTGATGTAAGGGGTTTCTCCGCAACCGGCGCATGCACCGGAGAATTCGAACAGCGGCTGTGCAAACTGACTGTTCTTAACAGATTGTTCTTTTGGAACAATGTTATCTTTGTAGGTGACATTCTTTGAGATGTAATCCCATCTTCCGACTTCTCCCAGCTGGGTTTCCAGCGGCTCCATGACGAGCGCCTTTTCTTTGGACGGGCAGTTATCCGCACAATTTCCACAACCGGTGCAATCAAGCACGCTGACCTGGATACGGAAATGATAGCCGGCGAGTTTACCCTTGGTCTCCTGCGTATGTGTCCCTTCAGGGGCATTCTTCAATTCCTCGTCCGAAATCAAAAATGGTCTGATACAGGCGTGGGGGCAAACATAAGCGCATTGATTACATTGGATGCAATGCTCAACCTGCCATTCCGGGACATTGACCGCAATACCTCTTTTTTCAAATTCAGTGGTCCCTGGCATGAAGGTGCCGTCTTCCCGGTCGAGGAAAGCGCTTACCGGTAAATCATCGCCTTTCATTTGATTAACCGGAATGGCAAAATTCTTAATAAAATCAGGGACATCTGGTTCCTCTTTCTTATCTACTCCATCCAGCTTTTTCCAAGCCACAGGGACTTCAACCTTAATGACAGCAGCACCTGCATCAACAGCTGCATTATTCATCTTAACAATCTCTTCTCCCTTATTTCCGAATGATTTCCGGATCATTCTCTTCATTTCTTCCCCGGCAAGCTCATAAGGGATAACACCTGAAATCCTGAAAAATGCCGATTGCATGATGGTATTGGTTCGGTTGCCCAATCCTATTTCCTCAGCAATTTTAGTCGCGTTGATGATGTAAAAATTAATATCGTTTTCTGCCAGGTATTTTTTCATAGAATCCGGCAGTTTGGTTTTCGTTTCTTCAACGTCCCAAATGCTGTTTAGCAGGAAAGTCCCTCCCTTTTTCAACCCTTTCATCATATTATATTTATCAAGGTAGGAAGGAACATGGCAGGCAACAAAATCGGGTGTAGTGACCAGGTAAGTTGACCTGATGGGTTTGTCGCCGAAACGGAGATGAGAAGTGGTGATACCGCCGGATTTCTTTGAATCATA of the Bacteroidales bacterium genome contains:
- a CDS encoding TonB family protein — its product is MKPIVSIVTLLFLLTSVLYISGQILSSPEDKTLSPYFYIQSDDPETDRLPLKSTSAKVNIAGVIADVTITQKYTNEGKKPIEAIYVFPASTQAAVYSMVMTIGERVIVARIQEREKARQEYEQAKNNGQSASLLEQERPNVFTMNVANIMPGDQVRVELKYTEALVPVDRIYQFVYPTVVGPRYSGSANEIASAGEGWNANPYTTEGIAPLYEVDIKVNLTGGMALKDIKCPSHQTEINYSGLSRASVNLSPLEKFGGNRDFILKYRLAGQKIETGVLLFQGDKENFFLAMVQPPDRVSPEMIPPREYIFIMDVSGSMNGYPIDISKKLLTDLISGLKPTDRFNVILFAGGSEIMAEKSLPAVKENLASAIRFIEKENGGGGTELLPAMKKALSLPGTEGYSRTFIIATDGYVTVEKEVFDLVRRSLGEANFFAFGIGTGVNRYLIEGLAHAGQGEPFVVTKEEEAGKSAAKFRKYISNPVLTDIKISFNDFDAYDLAQESYPDVFSERPVIIFGKYKGIPKGKIVVTGKGGREDVETRIDLASIRPDDANSGLRYLWAREKIMMLDDLANSGYEGQDVEDQVIALGLEYNLLTRHTSFIAIDSEIRNTEGNNITIRQPLPLPQGVSNYAVGRCVGGVSAVMNNKASAESNISYEMVVEDNNAADEKFVIVENPPEFKGGEKGLDDFIKMHLKYPEVSAKNYISGRVIVEFTVDTDGTVKDIRILYSLDNATDQEVVRVVKLMSGMWKPAERDGKPVAARVVISNFVFKP
- a CDS encoding TonB family protein — its product is MSEKYNISSLFDVSGNLTLNAMERYLRNELSPAERILVEKHLAKSDFDCEALEGMQNYGSSDLRQEVEDLQADLLFVAGKRAKTGNSRISRMKYWYAAAGLAGLIGLSVLMFFMFRGPIEKSQLAVMQPDTIIDEIVPITEQAVKNPVQISEDIQKNMPQNEINSPIKPVQEQSSGSIEVAAVSLPPVINQEVIAFNQPVEVAEEIVEVVNDDLIIEEYIVGGVVITNDKDYTEEKLDRSEKKGSTQNIVQSKSAIAEDNSEMSDLESDAQIFMVVESMPEFPGGDSALYRFLTENIHYPDSTKKAGIQGRVFMTFAVNKDGSISDVQVLRGIGGGCDEEALRVVKSMPNWIPGKQRGKPVRVQYNLPIKFSLK
- the nifJ gene encoding pyruvate:ferredoxin (flavodoxin) oxidoreductase; protein product: MKNKKFTTCDGNYAAAHVAYMFSELAAIYPITPSSTMAEYVDEWAAYGRKNIFGDTLKVAEMQSEAGAAGAVHGSLQSGVLTTTFTASQGLLLMIPNMYKISGELLPGVFHVSARSLAAHALSIFGDHSDVMSTRQTGFAMLATGSVQEIMDIAAIAHLVAIKSRIPFLHFFDGFRTSHEIQKVEYFENEDMAKLLDFEAVQAFRNRALNPEHPVTRGTAQNPDIYFQAREAGNRFYHPIPDFVESYMQEITKLTGREYHPFVYYGAPDAANIIIAMGSVTETVKETIDYLVGKGEKVGLVTVHLYRPFSEKYFLNVLPKSVKRIAVLDRTKEPGANGEPLYLDIKDIFYGKKDAPLVVGGRYGLSSKDTTPSMIISVFENLKLNEPKNRFTVGIVDDVTFTSLPILSEFSVVPKGTFEGKFYGLGSDGTVGANKNSIKIIGDNTDKYCQAYFAYDSKKSGGITTSHLRFGDKPIRSTYLVTTPDFVACHVPSYLDKYNMMKGLKKGGTFLLNSIWDVEETKTKLPDSMKKYLAENDINFYIINATKIAEEIGLGNRTNTIMQSAFFRISGVIPYELAGEEMKRMIRKSFGNKGEEIVKMNNAAVDAGAAVIKVEVPVAWKKLDGVDKKEEPDVPDFIKNFAIPVNQMKGDDLPVSAFLDREDGTFMPGTTEFEKRGIAVNVPEWQVEHCIQCNQCAYVCPHACIRPFLISDEELKNAPEGTHTQETKGKLAGYHFRIQVSVLDCTGCGNCADNCPSKEKALVMEPLETQLGEVGRWDYISKNVTYKDNIVPKEQSVKNSQFAQPLFEFSGACAGCGETPYIKVITQLYGERMIVANATGCSSIYGGSAPSTPYRPNNISGHGPAWANSLFEDNAEYGYGVSIGVSKLRERIAMRMKDAMKVGLPENLKAAYQEWIDSMLSAEGSGEASKKLIPLLEKTKDPIAAEILSLKQYLVKKSIWIFGGDGWAYDIGYGGLDHVLASGEDLNVLVLDTEVYSNTGGQASKSTPAGAVAKFAASGKKIRKKDLGLMAISYGYVYVAQVAMGASQNQYFKALKEAEAYPGPSLIIAYSPCINHGIRNGMGRTQYEQELAVNAGYWQLYRYNPLLEAEGKNPFQLDSKEPDWNQFQGFLDGEVRYASLKKSFPSEAARLDALAEQNARWRFETYRRLATMEYSVK
- a CDS encoding sigma-70 family RNA polymerase sigma factor, whose product is MFIRFMRKQDKPDFHELPDHELILKYRVNADPEIIALLFQRYAHLVYGVCLKYLNDKDGAKDAVMEIFEGLMEDILRHEIRNFKSWLHSVTRNHCLMMLRKAKPVRMEMAEEKNDGVFMEIPGELHQEVELEEYTLKELESAMVTLKEPQRRCIELVYLMDKSYMEVCDITGYSINEVKSHVQNGKRNLKIRLESRNVGKI
- a CDS encoding energy transducer TonB → MESKKSNRANLEIKKGIFLRIGFIVALAVSLLAFEWQTNEKSVSLNFGSKWEEIDELLPVNTQQRKLPPPPPDPKPIYTINIIDKPVAITDDLPSFDAGADGNSVIPEILRLPEEPSDPKEDTIFCVVEKMPEFPGGLPAMYEFLRNNMVYPKIAREANIQGIVHLSFVVEKDGSLSDILIVRSPDQLLSDEAYRVVSAMPDWSPGFQRNKPVRVSFSLPIRFTLQ
- a CDS encoding type II toxin-antitoxin system HicB family antitoxin, with translation MKLKVIIHEAEEGGYWAEVPSLPGCASQGESMVDLINNLYDAVEGCLSVDMKNIQLENKDTVMELAV